The following coding sequences lie in one Pseudarthrobacter phenanthrenivorans Sphe3 genomic window:
- a CDS encoding DUF305 domain-containing protein: MNTKIKTLSVAAFLAASLGLAGCGADSGSSGTNTMPMNHGSSAPMSSMMPDASADHNQADIAFSQMMIPHHAQAVEMSDMILAKPDMPADVTALATKIKDAQAPEIELMTGWLEGWNVPTMMTDHSGHGMGGMVDSQGMEKLKAAQGTEAVRLFLEHMIGHHEGAVDMAQQEIGAGKHPESIQLARDIISAQEAEIAQMKEMLAAL; this comes from the coding sequence ATGAACACCAAGATCAAGACCCTGTCCGTCGCTGCCTTCCTGGCGGCCTCGCTCGGCCTCGCGGGCTGCGGCGCCGACTCCGGCAGCTCCGGCACCAACACCATGCCCATGAACCACGGCAGCTCCGCGCCCATGTCCAGCATGATGCCGGACGCCAGTGCCGACCATAACCAGGCGGATATCGCGTTTTCCCAGATGATGATTCCGCATCACGCGCAGGCCGTGGAGATGAGCGACATGATCCTGGCCAAGCCGGACATGCCCGCGGACGTCACCGCCCTGGCCACCAAGATCAAGGACGCGCAGGCGCCGGAGATTGAGTTGATGACCGGCTGGCTGGAGGGCTGGAACGTGCCCACCATGATGACCGACCACTCCGGCCACGGCATGGGCGGCATGGTTGACTCGCAGGGAATGGAGAAGCTCAAGGCGGCGCAGGGGACCGAAGCCGTCCGGCTCTTCCTGGAGCACATGATCGGGCACCACGAAGGCGCCGTGGACATGGCGCAGCAGGAGATCGGGGCGGGCAAGCACCCGGAGAGCATCCAGCTGGCCCGGGACATCATCTCGGCCCAGGAAGCGGAGATCGCCCAGATGAAGGAGATGCTGGCGGCGCTCTGA
- a CDS encoding IS110 family RNA-guided transposase, with protein MPAFWVGIDSGKRAHHCVVIDQTGTVLLSKRVENDENAVLELIATIAEIAAGGEVCWATDLNSGGAALLIELLAAHAQQLLYIPGRIVHHAAETYRGDGKTDAKDARIIADQARMRTDLQPVRRTDQISVDLRLLTARRTDLICDRVRAINRLRATLLEYFPALERAFDYSKQAPLVLLGGYQTPEGIRRIGLARLTGWLRKRGCRNSAKMAEKALIAANSQHTVLPTQTTGSALVVRLAGQISTLDAEIAGIDAQITDLFGKHDSADVLLTMPGFGPVLAATFLANIGGNLDAFDSVDRLASVAGLAPVPRDSGRISGNLHRPRRFNRRLLRTCYLAALSSLKNSAASRTYYDRKRGEGKSHKQALIALARRRINVLWAMLRDHTIYQEPMPRITAQAA; from the coding sequence ATGCCGGCATTCTGGGTAGGAATCGACTCAGGCAAAAGAGCACATCATTGCGTCGTGATCGATCAGACGGGGACCGTGCTGCTCTCGAAACGGGTCGAGAACGACGAAAACGCAGTGCTCGAACTCATAGCCACGATCGCGGAGATCGCGGCCGGGGGCGAAGTCTGCTGGGCCACGGATCTGAATTCCGGCGGAGCGGCCCTGTTGATCGAGTTGTTGGCCGCGCACGCCCAGCAACTGCTCTATATACCTGGACGGATCGTGCATCACGCTGCGGAGACCTACCGCGGAGATGGCAAGACCGACGCGAAAGATGCCAGGATCATCGCTGACCAGGCACGGATGCGCACGGACCTCCAACCAGTCCGCCGCACGGACCAGATCAGCGTTGACCTGCGGCTCCTCACCGCCCGCCGTACGGATCTGATCTGCGACCGTGTCCGGGCGATCAACAGGCTCCGCGCCACCTTGCTGGAATATTTCCCGGCTCTCGAGCGTGCGTTCGACTACTCCAAACAGGCGCCCCTGGTCCTCCTGGGCGGCTACCAGACACCCGAGGGCATCCGGCGGATCGGACTAGCTCGGCTCACCGGTTGGCTGAGGAAACGCGGCTGCCGCAATAGTGCCAAGATGGCAGAGAAGGCACTGATAGCCGCAAACTCCCAGCACACCGTACTGCCAACTCAGACCACAGGCTCTGCCCTGGTCGTCCGGCTGGCCGGGCAAATCAGCACTCTCGATGCGGAGATCGCCGGCATCGATGCCCAGATCACGGACCTGTTCGGGAAGCACGACAGCGCCGATGTTTTGCTCACCATGCCGGGCTTCGGCCCCGTACTCGCAGCTACTTTTCTCGCGAACATCGGCGGCAACCTGGACGCGTTTGACTCAGTCGACCGGCTCGCCAGCGTCGCGGGGCTGGCTCCCGTCCCGCGCGATTCCGGACGAATCAGCGGGAACCTGCACCGACCACGTCGCTTTAACCGCAGGCTCCTGCGGACCTGTTACCTCGCCGCCCTCTCCAGCTTGAAGAACAGCGCGGCCTCAAGAACCTATTACGACCGGAAGCGCGGAGAAGGAAAGTCGCATAAACAGGCCCTCATCGCCCTCGCCAGACGTCGCATCAACGTCCTCTGGGCGATGCTCCGTGACCACACCATCTACCAGGAACCAATGCCACGCATCACCGCTCAGGCGGCTTGA